In the genome of Globicephala melas chromosome 3, mGloMel1.2, whole genome shotgun sequence, one region contains:
- the ZGLP1 gene encoding GATA-type zinc finger protein 1, giving the protein MEAEPAPDLSMLRELLAPPCLDPEPPPELATQQAPKTPGCLRPSGRSFWPAHQDSVTALHFLQETAEGLAQPATWDTQALGPCWEPKALETLGALPLAKDTKNMLTPVSQQSRSLGPRVAPPASSAQPQRRPRKQSNPQRGAEKVDPQFEGVTLKFQIKPDSSLQIIPTYSLACSTRSQGPPPGPARVPETNARGSEALGPRRCASCRTQRTPLWRDAEDGTPLCNACGIRYKKYGTRCSSCWLVPRKSVQPKRLCGRCGVLLGPHPVPTQEG; this is encoded by the exons ATGGAGGCCGAGCCAGCCCCGGACTTGTCGATGCTTCGAGAGCTGCTGGCGCCGCCCTGTCTGGACCCCGAACCGCCCCCGGAACTCGCCACCCAGCAGGCACCAAAGACCCCAGGATGCCTCAGACCCAGTGGCAG GTCCTTCTGGCCTGCACACCAGGACTCGGTCACCGCCCTTCACTTCCTCCAAGAGACAGCAGAGGGGCTGGCCCAGCCCGCCACCTGGGACACTCAGGCCCTAGGGCCCTGCTGGGAGCCGAAGGCCCTGGAGACTCTGGGAGCCCTACCTCTGGCCAAGGATACCAAGAACATGCTGACCCCAGTCAGCCAGCAGAGCCGCAGCCTGGGGCCCCGAGTGGCTCCCCCGGCCTCTTCAGCCCAGCCACAGAGGAGACCCCGGAAGCAGTCGAACCCCCAGCGGGGCGCCGAGAAAGTGGACCCCCAGTTCGAGGGGGTGACCCTGAAGTTTCAGATAAAGCCAGATTCCAGCCTACAGATCATACCCACCTACAG CCTGGCCTGCAGCACCCGCTCTCAGGGTCCCCCACCAGGCCCTGCCAGAGTCCCAGAGACCAACGCAAGAGGCAGCGAGGCTCTGG GGCCCCGACGCTGTGCTTCCTGTAGGACCCAGAGGACCCCACTCTGGAGAGATGCCGAAGATGGGACCCCCCTCTGCAACGCCTGTGGTATCAG GTACAAGAAATATGGTACCCGGTGCTCCAGCTGCTGGCTGGTGCCCAGGAAAAGTGTCCAGCCCAAGAGGCTGTGTGGCAGATGTGGGGTGTTGCTGGGTCCCCACCCAGTCCCAACTCAGGAAGGGTAA
- the FDX2 gene encoding ferredoxin-2, mitochondrial isoform X2, which produces MMPVMAASVAWGCVNAGFLLRAARGAWWCRPGGFWGSGEAAAAAPATAKKFRATGSRPAGKEEAGGPERPGDVVNVVFVDRSGQRIPVSGRVGDNVLYLAQRHGVDLEATLAFLLFFKQPSSCLPQGLRICRSIRSAFPPDLLAPSHPSGACEASLACSTCHVYVSEDHLDLLPPPDEREDDMLDMAPLLQENSRLGCQIVLTPELEGAEFTLPKITRNFYVDGHVPKPH; this is translated from the exons ATGATGCCTGTCATGGCCGCCTCCGTGGCCTGGGGATGCGTGAATGCTGGGTTCCTACTGCGAGCGGCCAGGGGTGCTTGGTGGTGCCGACCCGGGGGCTTTTGGGGGTccggggaggcggcggcggcggcgcctgcGACAGCCAAGAAGTTCCGGGCGACAG GCTCGCGCCCGGCGGGGAAGGAAGAAGCCGGCGGCCCCGAGCGGCCCGGGGACGT GGTGAACGTGGTGTTCGTAGACCGGTCAGGCCAACGGATTCCGGTGAGCGGCAGAGTCGGGGACAATGTTCTCTACCTGGCCCAGCGCCATGGGGTGGATCTGGAAG CCACACTGGCTTTCTTGCTCTTCTTCAAACAGCCCAGTTCATGCCTGCCTCAAGGCCTTCGCATTTGCCGTTCCATCAGAAGTGCTTTCCCACCAGATCTtctggctccttctcatccttcag GAGCCTGTGAAGCCTCCCTGGCGTGCTCCACCTGCCACGTGTATGTGAGCGAGGACCACCTGGACCTTCTGCCTCCTCCTGACGAGAG GGAGGACGACATGCTGGACATGGCCCCCCTCCTCCAAGAGAACTCCCGGCTGGGCTGCCAGATTGTGCTGACACCTGAGCTGGAAGGGGCTGAATTCACCCTGCCCAAGATCACCAGGAACTTCTACGTGGACGGCCACGTCCCCAAGCCCCACTGA
- the FDX2 gene encoding ferredoxin-2, mitochondrial isoform X5, with protein MMPVMAASVAWGCVNAGFLLRAARGAWWCRPGGFWGSGEAAAAAPATAKKFRATGSRPAGKEEAGGPERPGDVVNVVFVDRSGQRIPVSGRVGDNVLYLAQRHGVDLEGACEASLACSTCHVYVSEDHLDLLPPPDEREDDMLDMAPLLQENSRLGCQIVLTPELEGAEFTLPKITRNFYVDGHVPKPH; from the exons ATGATGCCTGTCATGGCCGCCTCCGTGGCCTGGGGATGCGTGAATGCTGGGTTCCTACTGCGAGCGGCCAGGGGTGCTTGGTGGTGCCGACCCGGGGGCTTTTGGGGGTccggggaggcggcggcggcggcgcctgcGACAGCCAAGAAGTTCCGGGCGACAG GCTCGCGCCCGGCGGGGAAGGAAGAAGCCGGCGGCCCCGAGCGGCCCGGGGACGT GGTGAACGTGGTGTTCGTAGACCGGTCAGGCCAACGGATTCCGGTGAGCGGCAGAGTCGGGGACAATGTTCTCTACCTGGCCCAGCGCCATGGGGTGGATCTGGAAG GAGCCTGTGAAGCCTCCCTGGCGTGCTCCACCTGCCACGTGTATGTGAGCGAGGACCACCTGGACCTTCTGCCTCCTCCTGACGAGAG GGAGGACGACATGCTGGACATGGCCCCCCTCCTCCAAGAGAACTCCCGGCTGGGCTGCCAGATTGTGCTGACACCTGAGCTGGAAGGGGCTGAATTCACCCTGCCCAAGATCACCAGGAACTTCTACGTGGACGGCCACGTCCCCAAGCCCCACTGA
- the FDX2 gene encoding ferredoxin-2, mitochondrial isoform X6, with translation MSALMFGQLRAHLSRVRHGAYLVSGSHDACHGRLRGLGMRECWVPTASGQGCLVVPTRGLLGVRGGGGGGACDSQEVPGDRLAPGGEGRSRRPRAARGRGERGVRRPVRPTDSGERQSRGQCSLPGPAPWGGSGSPVHACLKAFAFAVPSEVLSHQIFWLLLILQEPVKPPWRAPPATCM, from the exons ATGTCGGCGCTTATGTTCGGGCAATTACGGGCCCATCTCTCTCGCGTGCGCCACGGCGCATACTTAGTCTCTGGGTCACATGATGCCTGTCATGGCCGCCTCCGTGGCCTGGGGATGCGTGAATGCTGGGTTCCTACTGCGAGCGGCCAGGGGTGCTTGGTGGTGCCGACCCGGGGGCTTTTGGGGGTccggggaggcggcggcggcggcgcctgcGACAGCCAAGAAGTTCCGGGCGACAG GCTCGCGCCCGGCGGGGAAGGAAGAAGCCGGCGGCCCCGAGCGGCCCGGGGACGT GGTGAACGTGGTGTTCGTAGACCGGTCAGGCCAACGGATTCCGGTGAGCGGCAGAGTCGGGGACAATGTTCTCTACCTGGCCCAGCGCCATGGGGTGGATCTGGAAG CCCAGTTCATGCCTGCCTCAAGGCCTTCGCATTTGCCGTTCCATCAGAAGTGCTTTCCCACCAGATCTtctggctccttctcatccttcag GAGCCTGTGAAGCCTCCCTGGCGTGCTCCACCTGCCACGTGTATGTGA
- the FDX2 gene encoding ferredoxin-2, mitochondrial isoform X7: MSALMFGQLRAHLSRVRHGAYLVSGSHDACHGRLRGLGMRECWVPTASGQGCLVVPTRGLLGVRGGGGGGACDSQEVPGDRLAPGGEGRSRRPRAARGRGERGVRRPVRPTDSATLAFLLFFKQPSSCLPQGLRICRSIRSAFPPDLLAPSHPSGPDEPVKPPWRAPPATCM, from the exons ATGTCGGCGCTTATGTTCGGGCAATTACGGGCCCATCTCTCTCGCGTGCGCCACGGCGCATACTTAGTCTCTGGGTCACATGATGCCTGTCATGGCCGCCTCCGTGGCCTGGGGATGCGTGAATGCTGGGTTCCTACTGCGAGCGGCCAGGGGTGCTTGGTGGTGCCGACCCGGGGGCTTTTGGGGGTccggggaggcggcggcggcggcgcctgcGACAGCCAAGAAGTTCCGGGCGACAG GCTCGCGCCCGGCGGGGAAGGAAGAAGCCGGCGGCCCCGAGCGGCCCGGGGACGT GGTGAACGTGGTGTTCGTAGACCGGTCAGGCCAACGGATTCCG CCACACTGGCTTTCTTGCTCTTCTTCAAACAGCCCAGTTCATGCCTGCCTCAAGGCCTTCGCATTTGCCGTTCCATCAGAAGTGCTTTCCCACCAGATCTtctggctccttctcatccttcaggtccCGAT GAGCCTGTGAAGCCTCCCTGGCGTGCTCCACCTGCCACGTGTATGTGA
- the FDX2 gene encoding ferredoxin-2, mitochondrial isoform X1, protein MSALMFGQLRAHLSRVRHGAYLVSGSHDACHGRLRGLGMRECWVPTASGQGCLVVPTRGLLGVRGGGGGGACDSQEVPGDRLAPGGEGRSRRPRAARGRGERGVRRPVRPTDSATLAFLLFFKQPSSCLPQGLRICRSIRSAFPPDLLAPSHPSGACEASLACSTCHVYVSEDHLDLLPPPDEREDDMLDMAPLLQENSRLGCQIVLTPELEGAEFTLPKITRNFYVDGHVPKPH, encoded by the exons ATGTCGGCGCTTATGTTCGGGCAATTACGGGCCCATCTCTCTCGCGTGCGCCACGGCGCATACTTAGTCTCTGGGTCACATGATGCCTGTCATGGCCGCCTCCGTGGCCTGGGGATGCGTGAATGCTGGGTTCCTACTGCGAGCGGCCAGGGGTGCTTGGTGGTGCCGACCCGGGGGCTTTTGGGGGTccggggaggcggcggcggcggcgcctgcGACAGCCAAGAAGTTCCGGGCGACAG GCTCGCGCCCGGCGGGGAAGGAAGAAGCCGGCGGCCCCGAGCGGCCCGGGGACGT GGTGAACGTGGTGTTCGTAGACCGGTCAGGCCAACGGATTCCG CCACACTGGCTTTCTTGCTCTTCTTCAAACAGCCCAGTTCATGCCTGCCTCAAGGCCTTCGCATTTGCCGTTCCATCAGAAGTGCTTTCCCACCAGATCTtctggctccttctcatccttcag GAGCCTGTGAAGCCTCCCTGGCGTGCTCCACCTGCCACGTGTATGTGAGCGAGGACCACCTGGACCTTCTGCCTCCTCCTGACGAGAG GGAGGACGACATGCTGGACATGGCCCCCCTCCTCCAAGAGAACTCCCGGCTGGGCTGCCAGATTGTGCTGACACCTGAGCTGGAAGGGGCTGAATTCACCCTGCCCAAGATCACCAGGAACTTCTACGTGGACGGCCACGTCCCCAAGCCCCACTGA
- the FDX2 gene encoding ferredoxin-2, mitochondrial isoform X4, with protein MSALMFGQLRAHLSRVRHGAYLVSGSHDACHGRLRGLGMRECWVPTASGQGCLVVPTRGLLGVRGGGGGGACDSQEVPGDRLAPGGEGRSRRPRAARGRGERGVRRPVRPTDSGACEASLACSTCHVYVSEDHLDLLPPPDEREDDMLDMAPLLQENSRLGCQIVLTPELEGAEFTLPKITRNFYVDGHVPKPH; from the exons ATGTCGGCGCTTATGTTCGGGCAATTACGGGCCCATCTCTCTCGCGTGCGCCACGGCGCATACTTAGTCTCTGGGTCACATGATGCCTGTCATGGCCGCCTCCGTGGCCTGGGGATGCGTGAATGCTGGGTTCCTACTGCGAGCGGCCAGGGGTGCTTGGTGGTGCCGACCCGGGGGCTTTTGGGGGTccggggaggcggcggcggcggcgcctgcGACAGCCAAGAAGTTCCGGGCGACAG GCTCGCGCCCGGCGGGGAAGGAAGAAGCCGGCGGCCCCGAGCGGCCCGGGGACGT GGTGAACGTGGTGTTCGTAGACCGGTCAGGCCAACGGATTCCG GAGCCTGTGAAGCCTCCCTGGCGTGCTCCACCTGCCACGTGTATGTGAGCGAGGACCACCTGGACCTTCTGCCTCCTCCTGACGAGAG GGAGGACGACATGCTGGACATGGCCCCCCTCCTCCAAGAGAACTCCCGGCTGGGCTGCCAGATTGTGCTGACACCTGAGCTGGAAGGGGCTGAATTCACCCTGCCCAAGATCACCAGGAACTTCTACGTGGACGGCCACGTCCCCAAGCCCCACTGA
- the FDX2 gene encoding ferredoxin-2, mitochondrial isoform X3, whose amino-acid sequence MMPVMAASVAWGCVNAGFLLRAARGAWWCRPGGFWGSGEAAAAAPATAKKFRATGSRPAGKEEAGGPERPGDVVNVVFVDRSGQRIPPSSCLPQGLRICRSIRSAFPPDLLAPSHPSGACEASLACSTCHVYVSEDHLDLLPPPDEREDDMLDMAPLLQENSRLGCQIVLTPELEGAEFTLPKITRNFYVDGHVPKPH is encoded by the exons ATGATGCCTGTCATGGCCGCCTCCGTGGCCTGGGGATGCGTGAATGCTGGGTTCCTACTGCGAGCGGCCAGGGGTGCTTGGTGGTGCCGACCCGGGGGCTTTTGGGGGTccggggaggcggcggcggcggcgcctgcGACAGCCAAGAAGTTCCGGGCGACAG GCTCGCGCCCGGCGGGGAAGGAAGAAGCCGGCGGCCCCGAGCGGCCCGGGGACGT GGTGAACGTGGTGTTCGTAGACCGGTCAGGCCAACGGATTCCG CCCAGTTCATGCCTGCCTCAAGGCCTTCGCATTTGCCGTTCCATCAGAAGTGCTTTCCCACCAGATCTtctggctccttctcatccttcag GAGCCTGTGAAGCCTCCCTGGCGTGCTCCACCTGCCACGTGTATGTGAGCGAGGACCACCTGGACCTTCTGCCTCCTCCTGACGAGAG GGAGGACGACATGCTGGACATGGCCCCCCTCCTCCAAGAGAACTCCCGGCTGGGCTGCCAGATTGTGCTGACACCTGAGCTGGAAGGGGCTGAATTCACCCTGCCCAAGATCACCAGGAACTTCTACGTGGACGGCCACGTCCCCAAGCCCCACTGA